In Magnolia sinica isolate HGM2019 chromosome 12, MsV1, whole genome shotgun sequence, a single genomic region encodes these proteins:
- the LOC131220132 gene encoding uncharacterized protein LOC131220132, producing MAPGGRRRSDTGSTPSTRDAAETISLSHVASQASDPSIVHTPSTASSSTSRRGRGPTRGLVLQRLTREGRVTVEFPQDCLRPVGDNARLFTSEVGVLCRSLIPTTTPRWVDVTDDVRQHIRQRLTDKFVLDLSVPYISHAVDDMIKERFKEYRSDLHQRYKRCRSLEEAVLTAPPHVTIDDWRILCERFSSESFQKRSKINSANRGKLEVNHIAGSKSFVQLRRDMRDSVTGQEPGPVDFYRETHCRQATGSWVHPTTSENWAAMDAIRSQPTPDGTQRSEPEILSEVLGTRSGYVCGIGHDVKLMTPVRANSSRSLAGERALRRADIAEKEVQHLRGAVDEIKDQLEILQVLAARLPINALPPPPSSL from the exons atggcaccaggtgggagacgtCGTTCGGatactggatctaccccttccacccGTGATGCGGCGGAGACAATATCGCTATCACATGTTGCATCacaggcgtctgatccctcaaTCGTTCATACACCGAGCACTGCAT catcgtcgaccagccgacgaggacgtggacccacgcgtgggttagttttacagagacttacgcgtgagggtagggtgacagtagagttcccacaggactgccttagacctgttggggacaatgccaggttgtttacatcggaggtcggtgtcttatgtcGATCTCTGATCCCTACCACCACCCCCCGTTGggtagacgtgacagatgatgtgcggcagcacatccgtcagcgccttacg gataaatttgtcttggatttgagtgttccgtacatttctcatgccgtcgacgacatgatCAAGGAGCGGTTTAAGGAGTACCGCAGTGATTTACACCAGCGGTACAAGCGGTGCAGGAGCCTCGAGGAGGCCGTATTGACCGCACCGCCGCACGTGACCATTGACGATTGGCGGATACTCTGTGAGAGATTTTCGTCTgagtcttttcag aagaggagcaaaataaattctgcgaACAGGGGAAAGTTGGAAGTGAACCacatagctggttcaaagtcatttgtacaactTCGTCGCGACATG cgagattccgtcactggacaggagcccggaccagtagacttctatAGAGAGACTCATTGTCggcaggcgacgggatcttgggtacatcctacaaccagcgagaattgg GCGGCGATGGACGccatacgcagtcagcccactcccgatggtactcagcggagtgagccagagatcctgagcgAGGTGCTTGGCACACGTTCTGGATATGTGTGTGGAATTGGCCATGATGTCAAGCTCATGACACCCGTTAGAGCTAACTCCAGTCGATCCCTTGCTGGTGAGAGGGCCCtacgccgagctgatatcgcAGAGAAAGAGGTTCAACATCTACGGGGCGCCGTCGACGAGATCAAAGACCAattg gAGATATTACAGGttctcgctgcacgcttacccatcAATGCCctaccacctccgccttcatctttgtga